A window of the Streptomyces griseochromogenes genome harbors these coding sequences:
- a CDS encoding IS5 family transposase (programmed frameshift) yields MGRGDLSNAEWFPAEPHLPKSGRRGGRWVSHRRIINGVLYRQRTGAPWRDLPARFGPWKTVYERHRRWSADGTWDRVFAAILADADAEGRIDWSMVSVDSTSCRAHQHAAGARRTAPRVRGKGARARPRQHRPDEGLGRSRGGLTCKIHLAGEGGRRPLALLITPGQWGDAPQLIPVMERIRVSRLCGGRPRTRPDHLGGDKAYSSRRNRRYLRRRQIKHTIPEPKNQRANRQRRGSRGGRPAGFDKTIYKRRNEVERTINALKNFRAVATRFDKRVYIFHGTVTVAAIRLWLGS; encoded by the exons ATGGGGCGGGGAGATCTGTCGAACGCAGAGTGGTTCC CGGCTGAGCCGCACCTGCCGAAGTCCGGGAGGCGCGGGGGCCGTTGGGTCAGCCACCGCAGGATCATCAATGGGGTCTTGTACCGGCAGCGCACCGGGGCGCCCTGGCGGGATCTGCCCGCGCGTTTCGGTCCCTGGAAGACCGTGTACGAGCGGCACAGACGCTGGTCGGCGGACGGCACATGGGACAGGGTCTTCGCGGCCATCCTGGCCGACGCCGACGCGGAGGGCCGGATCGACTGGTCGATGGTGAGTGTGGACTCCACCTCCTGCCGGGCCCACCAGCATGCCGCCGGGGCCCGCAGAACAGCGCCGCGAGTGCGGGGAAAAGGCGCACGCGCACGCCCCCGACAGCATCGCCCTGACGAGGGACTCGGACGTTCCCGAGGTGGCCTGACCTGCAAGATTCATCTCGCCGGTGAGGGCGGGCGCCGCCCTCTGGCGCTGCTGATCACTCCGGGCCAGTGGGGCGACGCCCCGCAGCTCATCCCGGTCATGGAACGCATCCGCGTCAGTCGCCTGTGCGGCGGGCGTCCGCGCACCCGGCCCGACCACCTCGGCGGCGATAAGGCGTACTCGTCCCGCCGCAACCGTCGCTACCTGCGGCGACGCCAGATCAAGCACACCATCCCCGAGCCGAAGAACCAGCGGGCCAACCGCCAACGCCGGGGCAGCAGGGGCGGCCGGCCCGCTGGCTTCGACAAGACGATCTACAAGCGCAGGAACGAAGTTGAGCGGACGATCAATGCGTTGAAGAACTTCCGGGCGGTGGCTACGAGGTTCGACAAGAGGGTCTACATCTTTCATGGCACCGTGACCGTCGCAGCAATTCGCCTGTGGCTTGGCTCTTAA
- a CDS encoding RidA family protein, translated as MSVTQPAAERVRVTAEPDWYESAGISLGVRVGNLVFTSGQAPIDAQGATVGAGDFETQARQALANLSTVLTNAGSSLADVVKATVFVTDIAQQDIFAKLRAEHFPDKPHLAESFVEVSSLANPEWMIEIEAIGLVR; from the coding sequence ATGTCCGTTACACAGCCTGCCGCCGAGCGCGTGCGCGTCACTGCGGAACCCGACTGGTACGAGTCGGCCGGTATCTCGCTCGGCGTCCGGGTCGGGAACTTGGTCTTCACCTCAGGGCAGGCGCCGATCGATGCCCAGGGAGCCACGGTCGGCGCCGGGGACTTCGAGACGCAAGCCCGTCAGGCGCTCGCGAATCTGTCGACGGTCCTCACAAACGCGGGCTCCAGCCTCGCCGACGTAGTCAAGGCGACCGTGTTCGTTACGGACATAGCGCAGCAGGACATCTTTGCCAAGTTGCGCGCGGAACACTTCCCGGACAAGCCGCACCTCGCCGAGTCGTTCGTAGAGGTCTCCTCACTCGCCAATCCTGAGTGGATGATCGAGATTGAGGCCATCGGACTCGTGCGGTGA
- a CDS encoding helix-turn-helix transcriptional regulator, producing the protein MDLVHGRFEDAYLHASAISPGGELASHVPTALFVIMDLTEAAARTGPTAQARAHAMAAHESGAGAISPRLAMTVKASVALTADDRRALDLFDEALNEPGTDRWPFEWARDQLAYGERLRRMKCIREARTHLGAALDTFGRLAARPWAARAGNELRATGLSVGHAGGSGPASLTPQQREIALLAAAGLTNRQIGERPFLSPRTVSTHLHQLFPKLGVTSRAARRDALADAPPD; encoded by the coding sequence TTGGATCTCGTCCACGGCCGGTTCGAGGACGCATACCTGCACGCGTCCGCCATCAGCCCGGGCGGCGAGCTTGCTTCCCACGTCCCCACCGCCCTGTTCGTCATCATGGATCTCACCGAGGCCGCCGCCAGAACAGGCCCGACCGCGCAGGCGCGAGCGCACGCCATGGCCGCACATGAGTCGGGTGCCGGAGCCATCTCGCCACGGCTTGCCATGACCGTAAAAGCGTCGGTCGCGCTCACCGCCGACGATCGCCGCGCGCTCGACTTGTTCGACGAGGCGCTCAACGAACCCGGCACCGACCGCTGGCCGTTCGAGTGGGCTCGGGACCAACTCGCCTACGGCGAACGCCTCCGGCGAATGAAGTGCATCAGGGAAGCACGCACACACCTCGGCGCCGCGCTCGACACATTCGGGCGACTCGCCGCACGGCCCTGGGCAGCCCGGGCCGGCAACGAGCTGCGGGCAACCGGGCTGTCCGTCGGGCACGCCGGAGGCTCCGGACCGGCGTCACTGACGCCACAGCAACGGGAGATCGCCCTGCTCGCGGCGGCCGGTCTCACCAACAGACAGATCGGCGAACGGCCCTTTCTCTCCCCGCGTACCGTCTCCACCCACCTGCACCAGCTCTTCCCCAAGCTGGGTGTCACCTCCCGGGCCGCACGGCGCGACGCCCTGGCGGACGCACCACCCGATTAG
- a CDS encoding DUF6207 family protein, producing MSWPPTMRPRAFQQLLAERWATPPAQHTTRDVGKPGDRPCFYLDLRQQLTNVVGSVVGPSMGTTTVRPGSRRDLTVVLAEQRNLPDASRSRSRTTN from the coding sequence ATGTCGTGGCCACCGACGATGCGACCGCGCGCTTTTCAGCAGCTGCTCGCCGAACGGTGGGCGACGCCGCCCGCACAGCACACGACGCGGGACGTGGGCAAGCCCGGCGATCGGCCGTGCTTCTACCTGGATCTGCGGCAGCAACTCACCAACGTGGTCGGCTCGGTGGTCGGCCCGTCGATGGGGACGACCACGGTCCGACCTGGCTCACGGCGAGATCTCACGGTCGTCCTTGCCGAACAGCGGAACCTCCCGGACGCCAGCCGGTCCCGCTCCCGGACCACCAACTAG
- a CDS encoding ATP-binding protein, whose protein sequence is MDDPTQAGATMTSKPPAVPGPLPQPPVQFPGPGSPPGAVDALLGSDGFAEAMPQLLLCLLERRYLTDFDPTRWTVKPPSADGSRPLLHEIRALGRPPAETGWAAAVPHVLTACHSGGHLLSVAVHGDGIRHRIHWGGRRLAGTSRGSTEDFLQSQAGVLRAHVPGLELGPADSFEEGTHADLAAFVRTAPALALITGIPAPVHGRSPAAFQSLDRLAAAVGARRYAVVVAAEPLSAGELDRTLDHCRRLRSEIHALVRHTVGNQQGETSSTSTTEAAGSEPGLSTCLTAIAVFCSLAGIFPAVRPLATAAPSVLQLASIAGGPRNTSQTKGVSTLRSHNAELLDATAEACEKLLQQHIDRLETARAQGWWRTAVYLAAESEGALESLAGALRGTCSGEATALDPLRVLRLPPATLRTAALHGRILPLVPASGGMGHPLGPAFDALATCLTSAELAVLVGLPRGPMAGLPMPDVAEFPLSAPPPEPKAVTIGRVTDAQGGEYQQVTVSDRALNRHVFITGMTGYGKTTTAKNLLVEAYTELGVPFLVIEPAKAEYRQLAQHPALKGRLRVYGIGPDAPLPLRLNPFAPVASVPLSRHIDLLKAVFNASFPMFAGMSYVLEDAMLEVYTERGWDLHTSANELLGARPSAPDVAALTPTIRELQDKIEEVLERRAYGREVHQNLGAALRSRLGSLVVGTKGMALDTRRSVPVEDLFARPALIELRNLGDDEEKSFVMALLLCRLYEYAESRAGAAMPEGEELRHLTLIEEAHRLLRAARPPSGAETPDAQAKAVAMFTDMLAEMRAYGEGFIVADQVPTKLAPEIVKNSNVKILHRLVAADDRAVVAATVNLTEQQSRHLATLPPGEAVVHDERIGSAVLARMRPPEPLAVRVQGAAGAPAEADRAYLHRHGGCRRCPAPCTVLHLADRDRARAAADQALSPFFDRLLLGTPEQLWEAWTAWRSSVPAGSLAYCTYAQAARRRLDGLGAPDRGAEFLGRDRAARILARLGEGWLKAEHLDGSARELLSEIRADLNRTIGSRPPRELSGCATCPSRCRVLPLVAPAVQALAASVSACADRPVPLDTRLRQLDALAEEHLPHACQILSEGQSRRSLLYCMTVNATAATSRGRRPTPAMDAAVAETLAALRSETL, encoded by the coding sequence ATGGACGACCCCACGCAAGCCGGAGCCACGATGACGTCCAAGCCCCCAGCCGTCCCAGGACCGCTGCCCCAGCCTCCCGTACAGTTCCCCGGGCCCGGCAGCCCGCCCGGTGCCGTCGACGCGCTGCTGGGGTCGGACGGCTTTGCCGAAGCCATGCCGCAACTGCTGCTCTGCCTGCTAGAACGCCGCTACCTCACCGACTTCGACCCCACCCGATGGACCGTCAAACCGCCATCAGCGGACGGGTCCCGGCCGCTGCTGCACGAGATCCGCGCCCTGGGGCGCCCGCCCGCCGAGACAGGCTGGGCCGCTGCTGTCCCCCACGTCCTCACCGCCTGCCACAGCGGTGGCCATCTGCTCAGCGTGGCGGTCCACGGTGACGGCATCAGGCACCGCATCCACTGGGGCGGGCGCCGCCTCGCGGGCACCTCCAGGGGCTCCACCGAGGATTTCCTGCAGAGCCAGGCCGGGGTGCTGCGCGCCCATGTCCCGGGACTCGAACTCGGCCCTGCCGACTCGTTCGAGGAGGGCACCCACGCGGATCTGGCCGCGTTCGTCCGCACCGCTCCGGCCCTCGCCCTGATCACGGGCATTCCCGCCCCCGTCCACGGCCGCAGTCCCGCCGCGTTCCAGTCACTCGACCGCCTCGCCGCCGCCGTCGGCGCCCGCCGCTACGCCGTGGTGGTCGCAGCCGAACCCCTCTCCGCCGGGGAGCTCGACCGCACTCTCGACCACTGTCGTCGCCTGCGCAGCGAAATCCACGCCCTGGTCCGGCACACCGTCGGCAACCAGCAGGGGGAGACCAGTTCCACCTCCACCACCGAGGCCGCCGGATCGGAACCGGGACTGTCGACCTGCCTCACCGCCATCGCGGTGTTCTGCTCCTTGGCCGGCATCTTCCCGGCCGTGCGCCCGCTCGCAACCGCGGCCCCCTCGGTCCTCCAGCTCGCCTCGATCGCCGGCGGCCCGCGCAACACCTCCCAGACCAAGGGCGTCTCGACTCTCCGCAGCCACAACGCGGAGCTGCTGGACGCCACTGCCGAGGCGTGCGAGAAACTGCTCCAGCAGCACATCGACCGGCTGGAGACCGCCCGGGCCCAGGGCTGGTGGCGCACCGCCGTCTACCTGGCGGCCGAGAGCGAGGGCGCCCTGGAGTCACTCGCGGGGGCGCTGCGCGGCACCTGCAGCGGCGAAGCCACCGCCCTTGACCCGCTGCGGGTGCTGCGGCTGCCGCCGGCCACCCTCCGCACCGCGGCCCTGCACGGCCGTATCCTCCCCCTCGTGCCCGCGTCCGGCGGCATGGGACATCCCCTGGGCCCCGCCTTCGACGCCCTGGCGACCTGCCTCACCTCCGCCGAACTCGCCGTCCTGGTGGGCCTTCCGCGCGGGCCGATGGCCGGACTGCCGATGCCTGACGTCGCCGAGTTCCCCCTCTCCGCCCCGCCACCTGAGCCGAAGGCCGTGACCATCGGCCGTGTCACAGATGCCCAGGGCGGTGAGTACCAGCAGGTCACCGTCTCCGACCGGGCGCTGAACCGGCATGTCTTCATCACCGGAATGACCGGGTACGGCAAGACCACCACCGCCAAGAACCTCCTGGTCGAGGCGTACACCGAGCTGGGTGTGCCGTTCCTGGTCATCGAGCCGGCCAAGGCCGAGTACCGCCAACTCGCCCAGCACCCGGCCCTCAAGGGCAGACTGCGCGTCTACGGCATCGGCCCGGACGCCCCGCTGCCGCTACGGCTCAACCCGTTCGCCCCAGTCGCCTCCGTGCCGCTCTCGCGCCACATCGACCTGCTCAAGGCCGTTTTCAACGCGTCCTTCCCCATGTTCGCCGGCATGTCCTATGTCCTCGAGGACGCGATGCTCGAGGTCTACACCGAGCGCGGCTGGGATCTGCACACGTCCGCCAACGAGTTGCTGGGCGCCCGGCCCTCCGCACCGGACGTCGCCGCACTCACCCCGACCATCAGGGAACTCCAGGACAAGATCGAGGAAGTCCTGGAGCGGCGCGCCTACGGACGCGAGGTCCACCAGAACCTCGGCGCCGCACTGCGCTCCCGGTTGGGTAGCCTGGTGGTGGGCACCAAGGGCATGGCTCTGGACACCCGCCGCTCGGTGCCGGTGGAGGACCTCTTCGCCCGGCCGGCCCTGATAGAGCTGCGCAACCTCGGCGACGACGAGGAGAAGTCCTTCGTCATGGCCCTGCTGCTGTGCCGCCTGTACGAGTACGCCGAGTCACGCGCGGGGGCAGCCATGCCCGAAGGCGAGGAGCTGCGCCACCTGACACTGATCGAGGAGGCCCACCGGCTGCTGCGTGCCGCCCGGCCGCCGTCCGGTGCCGAGACTCCTGATGCACAGGCCAAGGCGGTGGCGATGTTCACCGACATGCTGGCCGAGATGCGGGCGTACGGTGAGGGCTTCATAGTCGCCGACCAGGTGCCCACCAAGCTTGCGCCGGAGATCGTCAAGAACTCCAACGTCAAGATCCTGCACCGGCTGGTCGCCGCCGACGACCGCGCGGTCGTCGCCGCGACGGTCAACCTCACCGAGCAGCAGAGCCGTCATCTGGCCACTCTGCCGCCCGGTGAGGCCGTCGTTCACGACGAACGGATCGGCTCCGCCGTGCTGGCCAGGATGCGGCCGCCCGAGCCCTTGGCCGTGCGGGTGCAGGGAGCGGCCGGCGCACCGGCCGAGGCCGACCGGGCGTATCTGCACCGTCACGGCGGCTGCCGCCGCTGTCCGGCGCCCTGCACGGTGCTGCACCTGGCGGACCGGGACCGCGCACGGGCCGCCGCGGACCAGGCGCTGTCCCCCTTCTTCGATCGTTTGTTGCTGGGCACACCGGAGCAGTTGTGGGAGGCCTGGACGGCCTGGCGCTCGTCCGTGCCCGCGGGAAGCCTGGCGTACTGCACCTACGCGCAGGCCGCCAGACGACGGCTGGACGGCCTCGGCGCACCGGACCGCGGTGCGGAGTTCCTCGGGCGTGACCGTGCCGCCCGGATCCTGGCGCGACTGGGGGAGGGCTGGCTGAAGGCGGAGCACCTCGACGGATCGGCACGTGAGCTGCTCTCCGAGATCCGTGCGGACCTGAACCGGACCATCGGCTCCCGCCCGCCCCGCGAGTTGTCCGGCTGCGCCACCTGCCCGAGTCGCTGCCGGGTGCTGCCACTCGTCGCCCCGGCCGTTCAGGCCCTCGCCGCCTCCGTGAGCGCCTGCGCGGACCGCCCGGTCCCCCTCGACACCCGCCTGCGTCAGCTGGATGCGCTCGCCGAGGAACACCTTCCTCACGCCTGCCAGATACTCTCCGAAGGCCAGAGTCGACGATCGCTCCTCTACTGCATGACCGTCAACGCCACCGCCGCAACCTCTCGTGGCCGCCGGCCAACTCCGGCCATGGACGCCGCCGTCGCCGAAACCCTCGCCGCGCTGCGCAGCGAGACCCTGTGA